GTGTCGGTTTGGGCGGATGCACCGCCGGCGGCCATCAGGAAGAGGGCGGCCATGATCAGTCGTTTCATATTAGTAGGGGTTTATTTGTTCATGTGGAAAGCCGTACCACCAGGAAAAGGCGGCGGCACCGGCAGCGAAGAAAAGGTGGGCAATGAATAACTGCAGGTAATACGACGGCCCGATGGGTGGACGCTGGTCCGGTATCCGTACAAAAATCATCCAGGTAAGGATGCCTGCGATGCCGGCCACGGTTCCGGCTATTGCCGCCGTTTGCAGCGAGAGTCCGTCGCGGAGCCAGTACCACTCGAAGGCCGTAGCGAAGAGGCATCCGGTCAGGAAATGCGCGAGCCAACCCCATACCCGTGGATAACTATCCCCTTCCATCCCCAGACGCCGGAAGATGATGGAGAGCAGGATGGGTTCTTCGTATAACTTCCGAAAGGCAGCGGAAACGAGATACGAGAAGGCCGTCATGAGGACGGTGCCGAAAAAGGCGGATAAAAGAATGCGGATGACATCCATACGACAGTGGGGGTAGGTCGTGTTGGTTTTCAAATGTCCGACGAACCGCGCCGGATGGCCTTACATGATGCCCGAGAAGGATTACAGCATTCGCCCGACGCTAACGGCACAAATTCCGTCGTTGTGCCGTATCTTTGGGAAACGCCACTATGATCCGAAAAGTTACCCATTTCGCCGGCAGCACGAATTTCAGCAATGCCACCAAAGTGACGCTGGCAGCGGTACTTCCGGTGTTGCTGCTCGGTCACTTCGGTTATACCGATATCGGGTTTAATATCGCCATCGGGGCCCTTCTCACCTATCCCAGCGACATCCCGAGTAATTTTCGGCACAAGGTCAAAGGCGTATTCGCCGCGGCGGTGCTGGTAGCGGGCAGCAACCTGTTGGTCAACCTGCTGGTTCCCTATCCGGCGCTGCTGTATCCGTTGCTGGCCGGCGGCGTGTTCTTCATGGCGATGATTTCGGTCTACGGGCAACGGGCCACGATGGTATCGTTTTCCGGCCTCCTGGCGGTGTCGCTCGCTTTCGCCCACGTGCATGAAGGCTGGGAGATGTGTGTGTATGCCGGGCTCTTGCTGGCGGGTGGACTCCTCTATCTTTCGATTTCCCTATTGTATGACGTGCTCTTCCCGCATCGGTATGTGCAACTACAGATCGCGGAATGCATCCGCCTGACGGCCAAATACATGAAATACCGGGGCGACCTCTGGACGCTGGGGGCCGACCGCGACACCATACTGGAACGGCAATTGCACCTACAGGTAGAACTCAATACCATACACGAAAACCTGCGGGAAATCCTCATCCGGACGCGATCGACATCGGGTATTTCGAGTGAAAACCGCCGGATGCTGCTGGTCTTTTCGTCCTGTGTCGACATCCTCGAACTGGCCCTTTCCACCGCCTTCGACCACTCGAAACTCCATCGGCAATTCGGGGACTTTCCCAAAGCCCTGGCCGTTTATCAGGACCTGGCCTATAACCTTGCCTCCACCCTGAAAAAACTCTCGAAGAGTATTTCCGGCAACCGCAATTATGTGTCGAAACGCACACTTTTACCGCGACTGGAGGCACTTGAAAGTGTGATTGCCGAATACGAATTGCGGTACGGCGACGAGGCGCGCGAAGGGGTGCTGATGCTTTCGAACATGCGGCATTACGCCGAGAAGCAGATCGAGAAGATCAAAATGATCGAACGCACCATCTCGACCAAAACCGACCTCGAGGTGAAGGAACGCGATCGTGGACTGGAGCGCATGATGGCGCCGGAGTATTACCCGTGGCGGACGTTTCGGGAAAACCTCAGCTTCTCCTCCAACTTCTTCCGCCATTCGCTTCGCCTGACGGTAACCGTGATGGCGGGTTTCGTCCTGGGGAAACTGCTGCTGTTTGAAAACGCGTATTGGATCCTGATGACGATAGTGGTCATCATGCGACCCGGTTATGGACTTACCAAACAGCGCTCACTTGACCGGCTGGCCGGAACCGTCGTGGGGGGGCTCATTGGCTTCGTCATCCTGAAAATCACGGGGGATGCGACGTGGCTTGGCTCGCTGGCCATCCTGTCGATGTTGCTGGGTTTTGCCTTTACGTCCATTAATTATAAGATAGGCGCCGGTTTTGTGACGATTTATGTGATTTTACTGTATGGCATCCTGGTGCCCGGAAGCAGCAAGTATGTCGAATATAGGATAATCGACACGCTGGCGGGGGCGGCCCTTGCTTTTGCCGCGAACCATTTTTTGTGGCCGTCATGGGAGTTCCTGAGCATACGTACCTACATCCGGAAATCAATCGAGGCGAATCGGGCCTATCTTGCCGAAATCGCGCAGTATTATATTACGAAAGGCGAAGCCACGCCGGCCTACCGTACCTCGCGTCGTATCGCGTTCGTGGAAATCGGCAATCTTATGGCGTCCTTCCAACGGATGACACAGGAGCCGAAATCAAAGCAGCGGCAATTGGCACCTTTGTATAAACTGGTCGAACTTAACCACTCGTTGTTATCGGCCTCGGCCTCGCTGGGCACTTACATCCAGACGCACCATACCGGCAAAGCGACGGAAGCCTTCAACGTCGTAATGTCTACCATCGGCCGCAACCTGGAAGCGGCGGTCGACTTTTTGGACGAAACTCCACAATTGACACATGCGCTGCCGGCCGAAAACCTCGAACTGCGGTTCACGGAACTGCGCGAATTACGCAAGCGCGAACTGCTGGAGGCGGGCCGACAGGAAAACGAATGGCTTTTACAGGAAAACCAATTGATTGTGGAGCAGTTGGTGATGCTCGTCAGCCTTTCGGAAGGCATCGTCAAGGCGGTGCGGAAAATCGACAATATTTAAGAGGAGGCCAATACGAGTCGTTTGATGGTCTCCGTCACACCAAACCCATTATTGTCTGACTCGGTGACATGCGAGGCTGCTGCCAGTATATCGGCATGGGCATTGCGCATGGCATAACTGAGTCGGGCTTCCTGCATCATCTGGAGGTCGTTCAAGTAATCGCCGAAGACCAACGTTTCCTCGCGACTGATCCCAAAATGCGCTTGCACATGACGGAGTGCCGTGCCTTTGTTGGCGGTTTTGTCGGTGATATCCATCCAGTAACGCCCGGAAATGACCACATTGAAATGAGGGGCAAATGCTTCGAACCGCGGCGCTGTATTGGTGACGATATCGCCAAAATCCGCTAATGTGAATTTCAACACATCGTCCTCAACCTGAAGGAGGTCGTCAACGATTTCGAGCGCATCATGATGGCGGATGACTTCGTCTACAAACCTGGGTTCGCGGCTTTCGATATACGCCGCTTTTTTACCCGACACCACCAGTCCGGCCCCTTCCACCTGGCGCCCGATCCGGATGAAATCATGCACGTGTTTGGGGTCGAGTGCAACGCGGAAAATCTCTGTTCCGGCATGATAGGCATAGCTGCCATTTTCGGCGATGAACACCGTGCGATCGGCAATCCGCTCGAATACTTTGGCGATGTTGTGGAACTGGCGTCCGCTGGCCACCGTAAACAGGATGCCTTTATCGACCAGTTGTTGTTCGACCTCCCAGAAATCAGGGCTGAGTCGTTTTTCGTCATCCAGAAGGGTACCGTCGAGATCGGTTGCAATCAGTCGTATCATAGTAGGAAGGCACATGAAAAAGGCCGGCGCAAAGATACAGACCGACGGTAGAAAAAGGGAATATCAAATCCTAAATAAATGTAACGGAAGGGTGTCGCCAGCGTTACCGACGGTTCAGGTAGTCCTGCAATAAAATGACGGCGGAAATCTCATCAACCAGCGCTTTGTTCTGCCGTTGTTTCTTCTTCAGTCCACTGTCGATCATCGTCTGGAACGCCATTTTGGAGGTAAACCGCTCGTCCATCCGCACGACGGGCATATCCGGAAACCGGGTCTTGAACTGGGTCAGGAAGGCTTCTACCCACACGGCGCTTTCCGATGCGGTGTTGTCCATCTGTTTGGGTTCGCCCAATACGACTTTTTCCACCTTCTCCTGAGCAAAATACGCCGCCAGGAAATCGAGCAGTTTCGGCGATTCGACCGTCGTCAGTCCGGATGCGATCAGTTGCAATTCATCGGTGACGGCAATGCCCGTGCGTTTATGTCCGTAATCAAGGGCGAGGATGCGCATTATTTTTTCTCTTTTTTAATCGCACGTTCGGGAATGCGTTCACCGTCGAGTTGCCGGATCCGGATTTCATGCCGTACCCTTTTTTTGCTCATCTCGTTGTACAAGGCGCCTCCCATTATTCCAAACGACACGGACATCGCACCTACTTGCTCCCCATTGGGTCCGACGATCACATCTCCTTCAAAATACAACTCGCCCTCCCTTTTGTAAAGTGTCTCCAGTTTTCCTTCGTGAACGATATACGCTATGCCGTTTTCGACAATGGCATACACTTGCTCCAATTCCATCGGTATGAAGTCGCCTTTAAAATCCTTATAGCTGATTTTCTTTAGTTTCCCTTTTGCATTCCGTTCCACCTGAAACGAGGTAGTTGAGGGCTCCATCATGCGAAGACGATCAAAAGAGGTGTAGAGGCCATCTACGTACTGGTCGGACGAATATAACGGTGACTTTCTTTTTTCATAGTCGTCGATGGCCTTTATATCGTCCCAGGAAATTACAGGATAATCGGACGAAGGGCGTGCCATGGTGGACGCAAGAAAATCGTTAACCACCCGACTGGCAACGACAATATTGACGTCAAACGGCTTGTCGGTAACAACAGCCGTAGTTGTGTCGATGGTAGCCAACAGGTGATAATCGGCTTTGGAACGGCCGTAGGCATACGCTTTGAAGAAAAATCGGGCGGTCGTCTTACCATCGCGCCATTCTTCAGAAAAACCAAAACGACGCACCTGGATAACAAGCGTGTCCGACGTTCCCTCCGCTTCTTTCAATATGTCGAAATTAGTGGCTATCCCTTCGGCCAATGAGGGGATGGGAAAATAATATCGGGGCTCGCGCAGTCCGCCGGGAAAGGTGTAACCGTAATTCGGGATAACCGGTGACTCGAAAGCCCGACACGCACCGTAGCTACTCTTTACCTTGTAACCCGGTTTGAAAAACGAAAAGTCGGCATTCTTCTGTGCCACGCAGGTACCGATTGAGAATAGAGCAAGCGCTGTTAGGAGATGGAAAAACCTGTACATCTTATTTGTTTTTACCCACCCGCAAAAGTAACGGAAAAACCACTTCCCTCGGCCCGTCACCCCATACTTCCAGAAGCGTTTGCCGGATTTGGTCAACGGGGTTTTCATTGAAATGGGCTTTGTATTGTGTCACGGCCGACCAGGTTTCGAGATAGCCCAGTATCTGTTCCGCGGTACGGCTGACCTTATAACTCATGGGCTCGCACGGAATTTCGTCGAAGGGGAAGGGAAGCGTACGGTATCCTTCATCGATCCAGTGGCGCTCCGGGTCCCAGAACGGCCCCACGACGTCATGGTAAAAAGGTCGGACGATGGCATCGGCTTCGGGAAAACTATGGAACAACTGATACCCGAGCAGGGCGATGATACCGCCCGGTTGCAGCACGCGCGTCGCTTCGTCATAAAACAGGTCGAAATCGAACCAATGCACGGCCTGTGCCACGGTCAGGAGGTCGAAGGAAGCATCAGGAAAATCAAGTCGCTCGGCCGGCATCACATGGTAGAGGATATTCAGCTCGTTGTGTGCATATTGCAGTTGGTTATGGCTGATATCCGTCGCATCCACATGATGGAAATGCGGGGCGAGTTTGGATGCCAGTTGCCCGTTTCCCGTTGCGACATCGAGCGCGCGTTCACGACCCGGTGTCAGGGCAAGGATGCGCGCCACGAGCGCCCCGGGATAATCCGGACGGAAGGCAGCATACCCCCCGGAAACGCCTGAAAAATGATCTTTCATACGAAAATGGTATACGGCAAGCTACGAAATTCTGCCCAGTCGAACGCACCAAAATCGCGTATATTTGCCGTAAAATTACAACTGCATGGACACACTCCGCTCCCTCATCGAAAGCGCCTGGGAAGACCGTTCCCTTCTCCAACATACCAAAACAACCGACGCCATCCGCACCGTCATCAACCTGCTTGACGAAGGCACCCTTCGGGTTGCCGAACCGACCGCAAAAGGGTGGCAGGTGAACGAATGGGTGAAAAAAGCCGTGGTGTTGTATTTCCCGATCCAAAAAATGGAAACCCTTGAAGCCGGCATCTTTGAATACCATGATAAAATGCCCTTGAAGCGCGATTATGCGGCGAAAGGCGTGCGGGTCGTGCCGAATGCCGTCGCTCGTCATGGGGCGTATATTTCGAAGGGCGTGATCCTGATGCCGAGTTATGTAAATATCGGGGCCTATGTTGACGAAGGTACTATGGTTGACACCTGGGCCACCGTCGGCAGTTGCGCCCAGATTGGTAAGAACGTCCACCTCAGCGGAGGCGTCGGTATCGGCGGTGTATTGGAACCGTTGCAGGCCGCGCCGGTCATCATCGAAGACGGGGCCTTCATCGGATCGCGCTGTATCGTTGTGGAAGGCGTGCGCGTGGAAGCCGAAGCGGTATTGGGCGCGAATGTCTGCCTGACCGCCTCCACCAAAATCATCGATGTCACGGGCGACACTCCCATTGAAATGAAAGGCGTGGTACCGGCGCGCTCCGTCGTGATTCCGGGAAGCTACACCAAATCATTCCCTGCCGGCGACTACCAGGTGCCCTGCGCGCTCATCATCGGCAAACGTAAACCTTCGACAGACTTGAAGACGAGTTTGAATGAAGCGTTGCGGGAGTATGATGTGGCGGTGTAATGAACAATGAACGATGTACAAGTAACAATGAGGGGTGGACAGAACGTTGAAAGCCGTCGGAATGAACTCGCTCATCGATCCTTGCTCCTGACTCCTAACTCCCAACTCCTTCCGTGAAAATCCTCGTCATACAGCTTAAAATGATTGGAGACGTCCTCGCGACCTCCATCATCTGCAACAACCTGCGGAAGGTGTATCCGGACGCGCGGATCGATTATGCGATCTATCCGTTCACGAAGCCGGTGGTGGAAGGAAACCCGAACATTGACCGGTTGGTGTTGTTTACGGAGGAGATGCACAACAGCAAACGGGAACTCCTACGGTTCCTGAAAACCATCCGGAAGGAGCGGTACGATGTGGTTATCGACGCCTACGGGAAGCTAGAGAGCAACCTGATGGCGCTGGCATCCGGGACAAAGACGAAAGTGGCCTTCCATAAAGGGTATACGTCTTTCTTTTATACCAAAACAGTCCGGGAACTGCCAGCACCCCGCACTACAGCCGGAACGGCGCTCGAAAACCGGATGAATCTATTGGGGCTCGTGGCACAACGTCCGGACTTCGATATCCGCCCCACTATCTGGCTGTCAGAGGACGATTTGGCGATGGGACGCGAGCGAATGGCTGCAGCCGGAATCGATCCGAACGCCACCGTTTATATGATTGGGGTCATCGGCAGCGGAAGGACAAAAACGTACCCGACGGCCTACATGGCCCAGTTGCTTGATACGATTGTAGTCCACACCCAGGCGACCTTACTTTTTAATTATATGCCCTCGCAAGCCGCGGAAGCACAAGCGATTTTCGATGCCTGTTTACCTGCAACACAGACACACATCCGACTGGACCTCATTCCGGGTAGCATCCGAGAATTTCTTGCGCTTACCGCACATTGCGATGCGTTGATTGGCAACGAAGGTGGTGCGGTGAACATGGCAAAAGCCATCAGCATCCCGACCTTCACAATTTTCTCTACGTGGATCAAAAAAGAAGCGTGGAGTTCCTTCGAAAACGGCAGCACCAATGTCTCGATACACCTGAAAGACGTTAAGCCTGAACTCTATGGCGACAAATCACCTAAGGAGATGAAGTCCCAGGCGCTGGAATTATATGATGCGTTCACACCCGACCTTATCGCACCCGTGCTGGTCGACTTCCTCCAAAAGAACAGAAAATAAAAGTTAGGAAGTCGGTTTTTCGCCTTTGACGATACCGAAAGGTGTCCAGTTGAGTTTACGCTCTTTCACTTCCTTCCGGATGGCCAGGTTGGCGGCGAGTCCTTCAGGCGTTTTATAGCCCCGTGCATGGTCCAAATGCAGGCAGATCGCTTTGTGGCGGATCTGGAGTCCACGGATACCATTGTTTTCCAAACGCTCACCGAACTCGCGATCGGGTCCACCGTACTTCATGCGTTCGTCGTAGCCGTTGATCGCAATCATGTCGTCGCGGAAAGCGGACGAATTGCAGTTATTGAACGAAGGATTAGTGGGTGTCACGGTGTCCAATACACTAGCCAGTGTGGCATCGGCCCGGAGTTTGAGCGTTTGTGAGAAACCGACCTTACCGAATTTCTTGAGCCATTTCACATCGAAACACCGTCCGGCGCGGATATCATCCGGTTCGATAGCAGTGCTGGCCTCCATATTCAGTTTACAGTAGCCCCCGGAAAGGAATCGTCCACGTTGTGCGTAACGGGCGTGTACTTCCACAAAATCCTTACGCGGAATGCAGTCGCCGTCGGTCATGATGATATACTCGTGCTGCGCCTCCATGATGGCTACGTTCAGGATTTCCTGCCGGCGATAGCCGA
This genomic interval from Flavobacterium sp. HJ-32-4 contains the following:
- a CDS encoding glycosyltransferase family 9 protein, whose product is MIGDVLATSIICNNLRKVYPDARIDYAIYPFTKPVVEGNPNIDRLVLFTEEMHNSKRELLRFLKTIRKERYDVVIDAYGKLESNLMALASGTKTKVAFHKGYTSFFYTKTVRELPAPRTTAGTALENRMNLLGLVAQRPDFDIRPTIWLSEDDLAMGRERMAAAGIDPNATVYMIGVIGSGRTKTYPTAYMAQLLDTIVVHTQATLLFNYMPSQAAEAQAIFDACLPATQTHIRLDLIPGSIREFLALTAHCDALIGNEGGAVNMAKAISIPTFTIFSTWIKKEAWSSFENGSTNVSIHLKDVKPELYGDKSPKEMKSQALELYDAFTPDLIAPVLVDFLQKNRK
- a CDS encoding glycosyltransferase family 2 protein encodes the protein MKISVVVSTYNAENWLEKVLIGYSVQTYKDFELIIADDGSRPATRELIEQYAAHYPVPVRHLWHEDLGYRRQEILNVAIMEAQHEYIIMTDGDCIPRKDFVEVHARYAQRGRFLSGGYCKLNMEASTAIEPDDIRAGRCFDVKWLKKFGKVGFSQTLKLRADATLASVLDTVTPTNPSFNNCNSSAFRDDMIAINGYDERMKYGGPDREFGERLENNGIRGLQIRHKAICLHLDHARGYKTPEGLAANLAIRKEVKERKLNWTPFGIVKGEKPTS
- a CDS encoding HAD family hydrolase, encoding MIRLIATDLDGTLLDDEKRLSPDFWEVEQQLVDKGILFTVASGRQFHNIAKVFERIADRTVFIAENGSYAYHAGTEIFRVALDPKHVHDFIRIGRQVEGAGLVVSGKKAAYIESREPRFVDEVIRHHDALEIVDDLLQVEDDVLKFTLADFGDIVTNTAPRFEAFAPHFNVVISGRYWMDITDKTANKGTALRHVQAHFGISREETLVFGDYLNDLQMMQEARLSYAMRNAHADILAAASHVTESDNNGFGVTETIKRLVLASS
- a CDS encoding FUSC family membrane protein, translating into MIRKVTHFAGSTNFSNATKVTLAAVLPVLLLGHFGYTDIGFNIAIGALLTYPSDIPSNFRHKVKGVFAAAVLVAGSNLLVNLLVPYPALLYPLLAGGVFFMAMISVYGQRATMVSFSGLLAVSLAFAHVHEGWEMCVYAGLLLAGGLLYLSISLLYDVLFPHRYVQLQIAECIRLTAKYMKYRGDLWTLGADRDTILERQLHLQVELNTIHENLREILIRTRSTSGISSENRRMLLVFSSCVDILELALSTAFDHSKLHRQFGDFPKALAVYQDLAYNLASTLKKLSKSISGNRNYVSKRTLLPRLEALESVIAEYELRYGDEAREGVLMLSNMRHYAEKQIEKIKMIERTISTKTDLEVKERDRGLERMMAPEYYPWRTFRENLSFSSNFFRHSLRLTVTVMAGFVLGKLLLFENAYWILMTIVVIMRPGYGLTKQRSLDRLAGTVVGGLIGFVILKITGDATWLGSLAILSMLLGFAFTSINYKIGAGFVTIYVILLYGILVPGSSKYVEYRIIDTLAGAALAFAANHFLWPSWEFLSIRTYIRKSIEANRAYLAEIAQYYITKGEATPAYRTSRRIAFVEIGNLMASFQRMTQEPKSKQRQLAPLYKLVELNHSLLSASASLGTYIQTHHTGKATEAFNVVMSTIGRNLEAAVDFLDETPQLTHALPAENLELRFTELRELRKRELLEAGRQENEWLLQENQLIVEQLVMLVSLSEGIVKAVRKIDNI
- the ruvX gene encoding Holliday junction resolvase RuvX gives rise to the protein MMRILALDYGHKRTGIAVTDELQLIASGLTTVESPKLLDFLAAYFAQEKVEKVVLGEPKQMDNTASESAVWVEAFLTQFKTRFPDMPVVRMDERFTSKMAFQTMIDSGLKKKQRQNKALVDEISAVILLQDYLNRR
- a CDS encoding class I SAM-dependent methyltransferase; the protein is MKDHFSGVSGGYAAFRPDYPGALVARILALTPGRERALDVATGNGQLASKLAPHFHHVDATDISHNQLQYAHNELNILYHVMPAERLDFPDASFDLLTVAQAVHWFDFDLFYDEATRVLQPGGIIALLGYQLFHSFPEADAIVRPFYHDVVGPFWDPERHWIDEGYRTLPFPFDEIPCEPMSYKVSRTAEQILGYLETWSAVTQYKAHFNENPVDQIRQTLLEVWGDGPREVVFPLLLRVGKNK
- a CDS encoding 2,3,4,5-tetrahydropyridine-2,6-dicarboxylate N-succinyltransferase; its protein translation is MDTLRSLIESAWEDRSLLQHTKTTDAIRTVINLLDEGTLRVAEPTAKGWQVNEWVKKAVVLYFPIQKMETLEAGIFEYHDKMPLKRDYAAKGVRVVPNAVARHGAYISKGVILMPSYVNIGAYVDEGTMVDTWATVGSCAQIGKNVHLSGGVGIGGVLEPLQAAPVIIEDGAFIGSRCIVVEGVRVEAEAVLGANVCLTASTKIIDVTGDTPIEMKGVVPARSVVIPGSYTKSFPAGDYQVPCALIIGKRKPSTDLKTSLNEALREYDVAV